From Paracoccus suum, the proteins below share one genomic window:
- a CDS encoding BMP family lipoprotein, whose protein sequence is MTITKTLLAGVAGLALSAVAAAADPALIYDLGGKFDKSFNEAAFHGAEKWKAETGGTYKELEMQSEAQREQALRRLAETGANPIVMTGFAFGDVLNKVAPDYKDTKFVIVDTVVDQPNVQSVVFTEEQGSYLAGVLAAMASKTGTVGFVGGMDIPLIHKFECGYAEGFKSVKPDGKVLVNYTGTTPAAWNDPVKGGELAKAQKSQGADVIYAAAGGTGIGVLQAAADEGILSVGVDSNQNHLHPGKVLTSMIKRVDNSVYEAFKAGADVKPGTRVMDLASDGVGVAIDDNNKALITPEMTKAVEEATAKIKSGEVKVHDYMSDNTCPAS, encoded by the coding sequence ATGACGATCACGAAAACCTTGCTGGCGGGCGTCGCCGGCCTCGCGCTGAGTGCCGTCGCCGCAGCTGCCGATCCGGCGCTGATCTATGATCTTGGCGGCAAGTTCGACAAATCCTTCAACGAGGCCGCCTTCCACGGCGCCGAGAAATGGAAGGCCGAAACCGGCGGCACCTACAAGGAACTGGAGATGCAGTCCGAGGCGCAGCGCGAGCAGGCCCTGCGCCGCCTTGCCGAGACCGGCGCCAACCCCATCGTCATGACCGGCTTTGCCTTTGGCGACGTGCTGAACAAGGTCGCGCCCGACTACAAGGACACCAAGTTCGTCATCGTCGATACCGTGGTCGACCAGCCGAACGTCCAGTCCGTCGTCTTCACCGAAGAGCAAGGCAGCTACCTGGCCGGCGTTCTGGCCGCGATGGCCTCCAAGACCGGCACCGTCGGCTTTGTCGGCGGGATGGACATCCCCCTGATCCACAAGTTCGAATGCGGTTATGCCGAAGGCTTCAAGTCGGTCAAGCCGGACGGCAAGGTCCTGGTCAACTACACCGGCACGACGCCCGCCGCCTGGAACGATCCGGTCAAGGGCGGCGAGCTGGCCAAAGCGCAGAAATCGCAAGGGGCCGACGTGATCTATGCCGCCGCCGGTGGCACCGGGATCGGCGTGCTGCAGGCCGCTGCGGACGAGGGCATCCTGTCGGTCGGCGTCGACAGCAACCAGAACCACCTGCACCCGGGCAAGGTGCTGACCTCGATGATCAAGCGCGTCGACAACTCCGTCTACGAGGCGTTCAAGGCGGGTGCCGACGTCAAGCCGGGCACGCGGGTCATGGACCTCGCCTCCGACGGGGTCGGCGTTGCCATCGACGACAACAACAAGGCCCTGATCACACCCGAGATGACCAAGGCCGTCGAGGAAGCCACCGCCAAGATCAAGTCCGGCGAGGTCAAGGTCCACGATTACATGAGCGACAACACCTGCCCGGCCAGCTGA
- a CDS encoding ABC transporter ATP-binding protein produces the protein MAPQDLPGNAGAAATSAPDLVRVDVPPAIELIGISKAFGPVQANRDINLTVQRGTIHGIVGENGAGKSTLMSILYGFYRPDAGEIRVGGQPLTIADSQTAIRAGIGMVFQHFKLVRNFTVLENVILGAEDGPWLARSLARARGELTRLARDYELNVDPGEVVDELSVGHQQRVEILKALYRQADILILDEPTGVLTPPEADHLFRILRGLRDEGKTIILITHKLREIMEITDNVSVMRRGEMVATLETARTSPAELAELMVGRKVLLRVDKAPAQPGPPVLEVRDLRLIDPDGVERLRGIDLTVRAGEIVGIAGVSGNGQTELLELLGGFPEVASKASGQIHVGGRPLPLIGRGADAAARRAAGIGHVPEDRQAEGLIMDFAAWENAIFGEHRDARWGGLLMDNDTIRRDTAGKMERFDVRPRDCNLPAKNFSGGNQQKLICAREIERGPRLLLVGQPTRGVDIGAIEFIHRQIVALRDTGAAILLVSVELDEIMSLSDRIVVMFDGRIMGERDAGTTDATELGLMMAGAERGAA, from the coding sequence ATGGCCCCGCAGGACCTGCCCGGCAATGCGGGGGCGGCGGCAACGTCCGCCCCCGACCTCGTTCGCGTGGACGTGCCGCCAGCGATCGAGCTGATAGGCATTTCCAAGGCCTTTGGCCCCGTGCAGGCCAACCGCGACATCAACCTGACCGTCCAGCGTGGCACGATCCACGGCATTGTCGGCGAGAACGGCGCCGGCAAATCCACCCTGATGTCGATCCTCTACGGCTTTTACCGTCCCGACGCCGGCGAGATCCGGGTCGGCGGCCAGCCCCTGACCATCGCCGACAGCCAGACCGCGATCCGGGCGGGCATCGGCATGGTGTTCCAGCATTTCAAACTGGTGCGCAATTTCACCGTCCTCGAAAACGTCATCCTCGGGGCTGAGGACGGCCCTTGGCTCGCCCGCTCGCTGGCCCGGGCGCGGGGCGAATTGACGCGTCTGGCGCGCGATTACGAGTTGAACGTCGATCCCGGCGAGGTCGTGGACGAGTTGTCCGTCGGCCACCAGCAACGGGTCGAGATCCTCAAGGCGCTGTACCGCCAGGCCGACATCCTGATCCTTGACGAGCCGACCGGCGTTCTGACCCCGCCCGAGGCCGACCACCTGTTCCGCATCCTGCGCGGCCTCAGGGACGAGGGCAAAACGATCATCCTGATCACCCACAAGCTGCGCGAGATCATGGAGATCACAGACAACGTCTCCGTCATGCGCCGAGGCGAGATGGTGGCGACGCTGGAGACCGCCCGAACCTCTCCGGCCGAGCTGGCCGAGCTGATGGTGGGCCGCAAGGTGCTGCTGCGCGTCGACAAGGCCCCCGCCCAGCCGGGCCCGCCGGTTCTGGAGGTGCGGGACCTGCGCCTGATCGACCCCGACGGCGTCGAACGGCTGCGCGGGATCGACCTGACAGTGCGCGCCGGCGAGATCGTCGGCATCGCCGGCGTCAGCGGCAACGGCCAGACCGAACTACTTGAATTGCTGGGCGGCTTCCCCGAGGTCGCCAGCAAGGCCAGCGGCCAGATCCATGTGGGTGGCCGGCCCCTGCCGCTGATCGGCCGCGGCGCCGATGCCGCCGCTCGGCGCGCCGCCGGCATCGGCCATGTCCCCGAGGACCGCCAGGCCGAGGGCCTGATCATGGATTTCGCCGCCTGGGAGAACGCCATCTTCGGCGAGCATCGCGACGCCCGCTGGGGCGGCCTGCTGATGGACAACGATACCATCCGCCGCGACACCGCGGGCAAGATGGAGCGCTTTGACGTCCGCCCCCGCGACTGCAACCTGCCCGCCAAGAATTTCTCCGGCGGCAACCAGCAAAAGTTGATCTGCGCCCGCGAGATCGAGCGCGGACCGCGCCTGCTGCTGGTCGGCCAGCCAACACGCGGCGTGGATATCGGCGCCATCGAGTTCATCCACCGCCAGATCGTCGCTCTGCGCGACACCGGCGCCGCCATCCTGCTGGTCAGCGTCGAACTGGACGAGATCATGTCCCTGTCCGACCGCATCGTGGTGATGTTCGACGGCCGCATCATGGGCGAGCGCGATGCCGGCACCACCGATGCCACGGAGCTGGGCCTGATGATGGCGGGCGCCGAGCGGGGCGCGGCATGA
- a CDS encoding GNAT family N-acetyltransferase → MTEDRSLSQMVLTGDDLDPQQLALLHARCFTGAPAPWSAASIASALAGPGAIALGGSDGFLLGRVIAGEAELLTLAVAPGARRNGLGARLVRGFADAAKGQGALSAFLEVAEDNAAARALYAAAGWTQAGRRPGYYGKGLDALILRLALGAGQDSD, encoded by the coding sequence ATGACGGAGGACCGCAGCCTTTCCCAAATGGTGCTCACCGGGGATGACCTTGATCCCCAGCAACTCGCGCTGCTGCACGCGCGCTGCTTTACCGGTGCCCCGGCGCCATGGAGCGCGGCCTCCATCGCCTCTGCCCTCGCAGGTCCCGGTGCCATCGCGCTGGGAGGGAGCGACGGCTTCTTGCTCGGCCGGGTGATTGCCGGTGAGGCGGAATTGCTGACCCTCGCCGTCGCGCCGGGGGCCCGGCGCAACGGCCTTGGTGCTCGGCTCGTGCGCGGATTTGCCGACGCGGCGAAGGGGCAAGGGGCGCTCAGCGCCTTTCTCGAGGTGGCCGAGGATAATGCCGCGGCGCGGGCGCTTTATGCGGCCGCGGGCTGGACTCAGGCTGGCCGCCGTCCTGGCTATTACGGCAAGGGATTGGACGCGCTGATCCTGCGTCTGGCGCTCGGTGCCGGCCAAGATTCCGATTGA